AGGTTACACATTTTCATAATACACGTCCTCAAGACCTTATGTCActgttttttaatatttaagttgCTCGTTCGGCTGAAAACTATCAGCTCTGATCATGGTCAAGCTTTTCCCTCCCTTTGACAATCAAATAGATTTTTACTTCAACTGCTTGATGCCATGCAGGAATACATTCCTACAGTTTGGAGTGTTAGAGTCTCTAATGTTATGGACTGCTACTATGTTCTTATTGACACATTTGGTATGCAAAATGAGTGTAATGATTTCTATGGGGCAGAGGAGTTTAGTGTCCTTTTTATTGGTTATCGCTAAGCTGAAATGCTCTAACATTCCTTTTTTACTACTATCTTACACAGACTTTGTAGCATATAGCAGCAGGTTAGTGCTTGCTCATTAGATGCATTTGGACGTGTTTATATGTTCACTTTATTCTTTTTGTTCTATTCTGGCAGGTGAGAGAACCACTTCCATTGATAGTGCATCATCTTCCTATAGCAGTAACTTTTGCATTTTTCAACAGTGAGCACACCATGGTGGGTAAAAATTTTTTctacaatattttaattttttttttttattaattgtttgTGGAATCCTGTAGAGCTCATGTTATTAATTTACCAGCTGATTTAATCTAAATGAGTTCATTGTAGGTGATAGATCCAACCCATAGTGAGGAAACTGTTATGGGGGGGAGAATGACTGTTACAGTGAATGCGAATGGTGATATTTGTGCTATTCAGAAAGCTGGAGGAGAGGGTGTGACACAGAGTGACATAATGCGATGTTTGCGAATTGCATCCAGGAATGCTGAGTCCATAACAAAGAAGATAAAAGATGCTGTGAGTTTCTTCTATGCAAAAGTCTTCTGGAAGTTGAGGTGCCATTTTTGCATCTTAACCACTTGATTAACTGAAGTTGAAAAGAATAATGATTTCTATGCAAAGTACCAAAACTACATTTATGATTGGATGCTAGGATATTATATATCAAAGAAGGAACAAACTGGGATTTTTTTAATTCCataatggttttaaagtttaaatgcAGTAAGCTGaggttttatgaatttttttgcacttaatattttctttcatgcttgaCCTCTGCCTCTGTATCCCTTTCCAATCACCCATCATCACCCCCTTCTCTTCCATTCAGAGTTTTACTATCCAGAGTTGAGTCTGTGTCGATTAATTCTCTCCCTACTAGCCTTAATTAACATTCTCTTTTTtcgtatttatttttatctcttTTTTGGAATATCTCATGTTGTCAATCATGACTGAATGAATGTGATGTGGAAGCTGTGATTGGGGAGCTTCAATATTTTCTAGCAGCTTTAGAATGCGACACATCAAGCCTACTATTTTGTCACAAAGAAAGGGTCTACTATCAGCATATGCAGCCTAAGAAACTGATGCTTTGAACACAGTTAGTTTCTAGCCATTTCCAACTTAGTTGTTGGCTCTCTTTTCAACGAGTCAACATGGGATAATTGTAATTGTACTCATGAGTCCTGTTAGAGGTGAGAGCAAAGTTAAGAGGTCTTTTGCAGATGAATTTAAATAGTGTGGATAAAAACTTGTCTGGTTAAGGGCTAACTTTGTGCAAATATGTTATTATATGCTGGACAAATTTTGGTTCAGTACGCTCTTAGGAATGCAACAAATGCCTTCAGTTTAGTACTCAGAATGCAACCCTTTACCTCACCAAGTTAGGTATTATATTTTCTGATACCATGTAGCATTTTTCACTGATATTAACATATATCTTAAAGGTCTTGTTGAAAGGGGAGAATAAAAGAAAGTGAAATCAAATTGAGTTTTCTTTACTTCAAGAAATGAGAGGGATGCTTTTCAATTTCATGTGGTGGTCTTTTTATACCTTTAGCAGCCCAATTGGTATGGAATGATGATGCTCTTTTAGGTCTTGCTTCTAGCAGCTTTTAGCCACTAAATTTTCTCCCCGTCTTGCGTACAATTTGATGTAGGTTGAGGCATACAATACGGAGAGAGCATTACGCAAAATCAAGCGCCACTCTACTTCTGTTGCTGTCAATGTTAGCACATCTGGTGGTGATGTCAGAGAGCATGAAAGTAAATCTTTCATGCAAAAGGGCGTTAGTGAATTGTCAAAATACcagatggagagattgaagcTAGTGTCTGAGGAAAGCTGTACCAGCCAAAGTAATGACACAGATGGTGGTTTGAGGTCATCTGAACAAGGTGGAACTAGTTGCCGAGAGGGCAATGCTACAAATTTCCTTGGTGGGCCTTCAAGCTGGTATTTTGTTGGCCTTTCCAGTATAATAATTCATTGTCAAATATTAAGAACCATTTTTAGAAGCGAAAACTAAGGCATTGCACCCATCTTTTAGAGCCATAATTATGAGTTTAACTTGTGTTCTTTTTTTCCCCTCtagtttgttaaaaaaattattttcctttaTAATGAAGATTATCGTGTTAACAGTATAGGTATGGATTTTGTTAAGCTAGCTTACCTAGGATTCGAGAGTGAAAATTTTTATAGGGATCTTGGCATTATTTTTATGTGGCTGTGTGTATTAATTTAAATGGTTCCTGAAAAAAAGGTATTGATTGATATGGAAGTAGTTTTATCAAACATCTATTGCAAGGGAAGTATTACAGAAAGCTGACTATATCTTTTGAACTCATTTTAGTTTATATGGTGGGAGACCACCATCAAAATTGTAACAGTGTGCATGGTTTGGTTTGGGTTGGTTTTGTTGCAATGAGAGAATCTGGAGGTCAAACTGTGTAAATTACTGCATCACCAGTTTTTaaaccaataaaaaaatattactgtTTGCTTGGTTTCTTATATATACAATTTGTGTGCTAACACAAGTACGCAGAATCAATGGTTTTCTTGACCTAATTTGGTTGTTATTGAGCTGAAATGGGGGGCCTTGGCAATTGGAAGCAAATGAATAGGTGCAAGTTAATTATGTCATATGATTCATTCCATTATCAGCATATGGGTAGCTTGTAGATTCATTTTTAAGTGCCTGAAGGtacaaaatgaaataattttagcTGCCATGTACAGATATACTACATATCAAAATTTGGTGGAATGGACTTATTGATTCTGAGACTTAGGTTCTTGAAAGCTTGTGATTGTATGTCAGTTGGCTCATTGAAAGGCTCCCATTTTCCATGCTTtgcttaataatatttttttttcctgtcTTAGGGATCCTTATTCGAGGGGTGTTGATTCCGGCTCCCTGAAAGATTCTCTAGCTTCATGTGGTATGCAACTTGTATATTTTGGCTTCTGAAGTACAAGAAATTAGTTTACTTATTTCCTGTTTCATGTAATTTATGCTGCTTATTGTTGTTGGTATAAATTTGAAAGGTTATAGTCAGAAGCAGAACTTGGTAGCAAAGGGAATTTTTAGTTAACTTAACGTTGATCCCTTTTTTTGCTTGGGACGGGGGGGAGGGGGTGGGGAGGAGCCATAAAACTGTAGTTCACATCCTGGTTGCATTGCTTTGTATCTTGAGTTCTGTCAATTTCAGTTTACAGAGTGAGAGGGCTGACTTTTAATGGGGATGAAACATGCAGGGATATCAACACCCAATAGACAAAAAGGAGCTGAGCAAAAGGGCACTCCAATTAAGGAAGATGAAATAGCTGAAGATACTGAACTAGCTACTGATGCATCTGGAACTGAGCCTCAAATAAGTGGAGAGAAGACTTTGAAGGATGCTGTAAAGcccaagaaaaagagaagaaaaaaggcATCCTCCAGCAATGCAAGTTAGATGAACTTCTGACCTGAGAAATTTCATAATTTCTTGTAAGTCGAGAATCCTCTTTCTGAGCTCATcatttgtttttattgttcATCAATTTATGACCAGTTGAATtacatttaaattcatttatatgAACTGTCAACCCAATTTTATTAACATCTAGAGAACTGTTtagaaatactaaaaaataggGGGCCTTTTTTGCCTGGGAAAATGATAAGAAAGAGGTGCctcttttttcctttaaattttCAAGTCCTGCCGCCCCTTGCATTGGATATTTTCTGCCTTATTCTATTGAATTAGGTTGTCTGCTTAAGATTCGCGTGGTTAACAAGCCATGGATCCTTTGCAGCATATTCCGGAGGGAAGTCCCTTAAACTCCATCTGTTAAGTTGGAGGGTAGATGGTGTTGCAAGTTTCACACCATACTGGATGGTAAATGACATGGAGGAAGCAAGAGTATCCAGTGTGCTTAATTGAAAACCATAATGAGAGTTGGTCCTTCACAAACAACATAAGTTGGTTTTGCCTGCTAAGGAGTCAGGCATCGCATGTTGATCAAATGGATACCATTGCATTGCTCAAGTTGCATCTTCTTGGatctttcgttttttttttttttcaaaaaaagaatTTTGGATTGATTAATGTATTAGAGATGTTCTCTTTTTCTGAGTCTCCATTCCCCCAGTGGTTGGGGCATGCAACAAGTTCGGCAAATTTGTCATTTCAGGAagagaagaaattgaaaaattattttgccAACATCATGAGCTTAGTGGAGTTTCACTCAATTTATTATACACGCTATTTGCTGTAAGCTTTTCTGACAATGTTGACTGTTGCGTTGCGTAACTTCAATCAAGTcttcatttaatataatattattttttaataataaaattatttttatataataaaattttatttttttaattttaaaaattatttattatatttatattttttaaaattaaaatattaaatttttgatattttaaattataaaaaataatatgatattatGTTCTTTAACAAAAGTACAAGAatgtaattagtttaaaattttaaattgaatttatttgacCTTTGAAATAAAGTACAGGAGCTTAGTTCAAAGTTCAATAATATTaagtttattttcaaaattaagaagaaaattgtaatatattttatttttaagtaatttGGAAAATAGTATTTGTTcctttttaagtttttaaaaaaaattaaatataaaatttctaaaatttttaaaaacttcaaaagaaaagtcattttaaaataataataataataataacctgCAAAAAATGTTAACAAGCATTTGCTATTCAATGTCCATTTCCCATTTCTAGTCGAATTCACTACAATGTCGTCTTTCCAACTTATATTGGGCAACAGGATTGAATTTAATATCTGATATATgttagatttaaattaaaatcggCTAATAtgcttaataattattttaagaaaaaaaaaatctgtaaCTTTAGTTATCCATGGTCGTGCTGCAATCCTAGCAATTGATTTGGCGATTGCAAAAGGTCGGTCGAATTATATTCAATGCAAACTGATCTTCAAAGGAGCTCGTTTTCACCACATCTTCCTTATTTTCACAATCTCCTTCGCAGCTTCATCAAATGCTTTCCCACTTTACTGCCCATTGAAACTCAGAAGTCAACATGATCATCACTTCCCTCTGTTCACCCCATCGATAGGTTGCTTCCTCCATCAAGAAATCTGTTTCCGAATTTGACCGTCTATCTAGCGATCAAACACAGTCTCTATGACTCTTatcctttttttattaaaaaaaaaaacacaacctGCTGTGCGATAAGCAATCAACGGGATGAACTAAACGTGTAGCAATAGTCTCCAACATAGAATCAAAGCATACCCAATAAGAAAAGCAagtgcccagtgagtagagactTCAGACTTACATAGCATCTTTTTCGCTCCGAAATTCAACAAATCCATATCCTTGATGAAGATTTGTTACTCTATCCTTCGGAACGTACACATTAACTACGATAAGAATACAACTTATAAAGAGgttaactaaataaaaaaaaaatcaaattcaaggcaagtgaaaaaagaaaaatgtaaaaaaaaaaaaaataccaacaGGACCTGCTTGAACAAATAACTCCCACAGAAAGTCCTCAGTCGCCTGAGGATCAAGATTGCCAACGTAAGCGGTGGCGTCTTGATTCCTCTCAGCCGAGTGTTGGCCCAGCAAATTCGCTCCCACACCAGGAGCGATTCGAGTGGTCATTATTACGGCTGGCGAAAGTAGCAAGGTCGGCCGGGCAAAGTAAGCTGTTGGCGATCTAGGCGGCAGAGGAGTCAAAGCGGTTTGCAGCGAGGCGGGGTGGCGTCTCTGGAACACCCCTAACCAGTAACCAGTAAGGTCGAGAAGACGATGTATGATGTATAATGGATTCCAAACTAACGTTCAGGAGTTAATTGCTTCGTCTTCAAAAGGGCCCATTTAAGCCCAATCAACTCATAAATTTTGGGCCAACGACTTTTgaccaaattaattttttatttaaatgggaGCTACAAAATTTTGTTCAAATGAATTTatgttttatctttatttttttatcatttttaaatatatttcatatattctgtttgttaaattttaaataaatagttatttagtaattgaatttttatcattattaaaaaattttacccatctgtttttttaaaaaaatatatagattaaAGTATTTTTAACTGTTACTCGATTGTgtgttaatttttcattaaatatatatatatttccgtaaaattattaaaaagaagaTAGAAATTAGATTGCGCTTGACAGCGTTTCAGGTACAAGATAACTGCAAAGCAAAGCTTTATAGAGGAGATCATTTGATCCTCCAGAGTACGAGcacaaaaaaaacaaattatacatattttttttacagAATTGCTTAAAGCGAGTAgcgaaaaagaaaaggaaaaaaaaaataaaggaaaaacaaTTATATGGATGGATGGTAGATGAATTAAATCCTGGAAGGGATTAGAGGGGTGTTGTTCTGCAGATAAGCACATGCTGCTGCTACTCCACTTCCCAGCTTAACTGGGTAACCTACGTCCTTCAGTATCATCTCCACTCCAGCAAGACAACCCAACAATTGCAACTGAAAATTACCAAGTACAAATGAAATTCTGTCAAGCAAGCAACCCTTCTAACATTTGTCTCCTGTGATTTATAATTTCAACACTTTTCAAGAATTCTaagataaactaaaaaaaagggATACAGTAAAACACAGAATTGCAACATGTAATAACAAATTGAAACATATGAAAAATGAAGATTACCTCATTCAGGTTGCCAAGGTGCCCTATTCTGAATACCTTCCCTGCAACCTTGTTGAGACCCAAACCTAAGCTCAAATTGTATCTTTTCCATCCTCTCCTAACAATTTCCGAACTATCAATGTATGGAGGAACAACAACAGCAGTTACTGTGTCGCTGAACCATTCCTCCTTTTGGGTGCAGTTCTTCAAGCCCCATGCCTCCACAGCAAGTCTACATTATAAGATTTGAGACATATCATTTGCATCAATCCCTCATCTAATTTACTCAATAAAGGAAAAGGTGCCCTTGAGGAGGATATGTGTGTACTGCACTATTGTATCATTTAGATGAACATATCAATCACATAAGGAAAAATGGCTCACCTTGTTGCTTTGCCCAGACGAGCATGCCTAGCAATCACATTGTCAAGTCCTTCCTCAAAAATGAGATCCAGAGCTGTTCTAAGTCCATAGAGCAATTGGATGGATGGGGTGTATGGCCAAAATGTTCCAAGTTTGTAGAATTTCAAGTAGTCGTTCCAGTCAAAGAAAACCCGAACTGATTTTGCAGTTTTAGTTGCTTCAAGAGCTCTGGGACCTGCACACACAATTCCCATGCCAGTAGGAAGGGAAAGTGCCTTCTGAGAGCCAGTTAAAGCCACATCTACCCCCCATTCGTCCATACGGAAATCAAGAGCACATATGGAGGACACTCCATCAACAAGAAAGAGAGCTGGATGCCTGTAGTCATCTGAGAATAATTAAAACAAACATGAGATCACCTATTGTATAATATCAAAACCCAAGTTAAATGAGGCATTGGAACTGAGAACAACAGGGATgtgaattggaaaaaaaaatgaaactaGCAAACCCCAAAAGTTTAAATGATCTCCAACTGCATATTTTCGCTACttggaataaaaatatatacatttaaTCTAGCCTCATGCATAAGAACCATATGAGAGCTATAAAGGTTTCATAACGCAAGGAATATTAACATGCCTACAGTTTCATATCAGAAGGATCATCAACTGAAAATCTTTTGAGCATATGCTTACCAAGTATTCTTCTCACTTTTGCCAAATTGTTGGTAACTCCAGTTGCTGTCTCATTATGAACAATGCAAACAGCTTTAATAGTGTGTGCGGTGTCTGCTGCCAGTTTTGACGCCAGAATGTCAAGGTTGGCACCTTGACCCCACTCACTTTCAACGACATCAACATTGAAGCCAAGACGCTGCTGCTGATCAATCCAGAGCAAACTGAATTGTCCAATCAGGAAAGATACAATACGATCCCCAGGAGACAATGTATTGGTAAGTGCACTCTCCCATGCACCAGTACCTGAAGCAAAACAAAAATATCAACTAAAAACAAACTATGATTAGCAGAACACATGAAAAAAAGGCCCatcattttttttccttcccTAAGATGATATGCCCTGACAAAAATTTGAAAGCTATTGATGACAAGCCTTGGTGCAATAGTAAGGTTGCCCTTTTATGATTGGAAGATCACAGAAAAACACTCCAGAAGGCTGCAAACGATATATAAGTATATAACCAGCCCTTTTAGGCTGTGTAGCAGATCATAAAACTGGTTATTTGAATGGTGTATGGAAACAACACAGTTATAAAACATCCCATGTTCTAGTTTAACAATAAATTGATGTATTCAATGTAGCCGAGACTTTCCACATTAGATTGCCAACGTAAATGAAATTATGGTCAAAATTATACAGCAGAGAAACCAATTAACAGATTCAATAGCTTAATGGCTTGTTTCAGATCAGTTATGCCTTTGTATAAATGAATACAATACCTGTGGTTGGGATAAGAAATGGAGTTCCTGTAGTAGTCTTGAAAATCTGTTTGACATCCTCAAGAAGAGTCTTAGTCAAAGCAGGAACAGCTGGAGAACGGTAATCCTCATTGTTCCTATTCATTGCTCGAATAACTGGTTCCGGAATATTAACAGGCCCCGGAACGAAAAGATGGTTCCTTCCTGGTCCATAGACGTAGTCCATCTTTCCCTTCAAAAAAATTGACCAAGCTGATTCTCAATGGGTTCCTGATGCTTTGCAGCCTCAAAACACCTTCACTAGAAAATGCAGGAAGGGAGTGAATCAATCTTAATCCTCCAAACTTTAAATCGTGTGAGTTAAAAACATATCATTATAGTCAAAATATTAGGAAACCATTTGCATAACAATATCAGTATGCAAATACAGAAACTATTAGCAAATCAAGCTAGTATCATTCAACTCTTCatcttcttaaaaaaaaataaccataaaaaacaaaaaaccaaAAGGTAGCCAAAATTTCATTCCCAAACCCTTAACCAAACTAGCTAACCTTTGAGTGACTTtcattttattacttttattcTCTATACAAGCATATTCGCTTTAAAATTGGACATCAAAGCTCATActtaaattattgttattattatttttccacAGTAAGAAAAATATCAAACAAAAATGGTAGCACATCAATTGACAATCAAGAACCACATAGCTACAGTAAaaatatgaaagaaaaagtgaaCATATTCATATCCAAGCGAGAATAAGTTTACAAATGATTTAAGCTAAAAAGATTATGCCAGCTGattgtttttctattttttttataaataaaaaatttggttCAATTCCTATTTGGTTTGAACAAAACTAAAATTCAATTCTTATGTGAAATTgatcataaataaaatcaattcctattaaatttaatatgatttgaAATGAATTCTACAAGAATTGCATAACCATGTCTCTTTTTACTAAAATTCTCACATCAAAAATTTTCTCCCAATTACTCATCTTCTTATATTATCAACTGAATAACTTTGACAAATAGTAATAATtaacaaatatttataattatttaaaaatatttactttaacTTACTATTATTTGCAGATTTGTGTAGATCCCTTTATACTTATTTCCaatttattaaaacaattaCAAATGTTCATATTAGACAAAATAAATGGAGAATAATTGCCTGTCTTGTCACCTTAAAGGCCAACGTGATATCTAGTCCCGTTTAATAAATTCTtcctttttaaataatttaagaaataagagaaaatgaattttaattatgaattaaCCAGAATTACATGAATCTTAATAAAAATCCATATTTTAAGTTGTATTAAACAAaacaataattcaattttagttttcttttaatgtattattatgcaattaaaaagaaaacacTTTGGAAAAGGAGATGGACAAGAGGAGAAAGGTGTGAATCTCATTCCCCAATTGTTGCAGTAAAAGAGGCACTCCGGCCTCGGCCACTCAACTATCAATACAAGTGGAAGAAGAAAGCAAAAGCAGCAAATCCCGAAGACAGAAAGTCACAAAGAATCAAAATAAGACCATACTTCTTTTGCAGATACGAAAGAGAATAGAGAGTGGAACAAATGCTGAAGATTTACCAGTGATCCAAAGATAGCAGAGAAGTGGCTCTCCGAGATTCTGCCTCTTTTGCCTTTTTGGCAGAGTAAAAGCCAAACAGagagttcggttttttataagAGCGCGGGAGAGTGCTCATCAGTATCCCATGGGCCTATCTGTGAATACACGTGGCAGATATGAGTGAACCAATCGGAATCTTGCGGCCAGGATTTAATGGACTTCGATACATCTCTGTCCACATCAGCTTtccatttgtttatttatttttcatatttgcaTTTTCGACCTCGCATTTTTGGTAAACTTTGTCCCATCTATTTTCtaaattcatgaattctaagTGAGAAGATTTAGTGATAAATATTAGTTTATTAATCACAAAACATATGAGAACAATCAAACATATAATTATATGATTATcatatatttatacatgagagacaatATCTAAACAGAAGAAAAATCAAACATATAATTATACAATTTTTAAGATTAAGTAATTAAcatatctatcaatatttactttttatattaacatatttattttttataatctataacactcccctcaagttggagcataaatattaattatgtccaacttgttacatatataatcaactcgattTTCATTTAGAGTTTTAGTGAAGATATCTCTTTATTGTTCTCCAATTCGGATATATTCTGTTGATATTAACTTTTATTAcaccttttcacgaacaaaattacaatcaatctcgatgtatTTAAttctctcgtgaaatactggattaaAGGCAATGTGAATAGCTGCTTGATTAGGAACCAATCAATCTCGTGAAATActgcaaaataaaatttcaatctaAGAGTGTTTAAAACAACCTTTTTTAAACTGATTTTTTCAACATAAtctaaaataacttttttatttaagaaaaaaagggAGCTTTTTTAATTTCCAACTGCGATGCTAAACCAACTATAAACCTATTTCCATGGCATATAATGAATTAAGCagaaaaagaaagtaaaaaatgaaaataggaTAAAATATTGGACGATGAAGTAAAAGAGAGGAATTATTAATAggggaaataataataataaaataattaaggtTAGTTTGTCGGAGCATACTGATACATAGCTTTTGGAAGGCAGCATTATGAGGTGGAGAAAGCAATGTGAAGGATAATGCGATAAAAGGGCTTTCAACCACAACTTCCCTTGCGTGAATTTAGACCACACAATACTTTCATCTTCTTCACTCCTCAATACAGTTTATGAGCCCAGCTGTTTGTTTTTATCTCCAGTTTGACCCTGCTTGGACTTCACAATTCTTCGACAAAAAAGATACCCTTTTTTGGCGTAAACTTGGAGAAGTGTTCGTTTGACATCTTTCATGTTCTAACCACAAAAGAAAGTGTGAAAATTTCAAGTATATCTACATGAAGCAGCCATTCCTTACCAAGTATCAAACAATAATTAGTGCCATTAATAAAACAAGCAGCCATTCATCAGTCAGGTTTATAAATACAAAGCAAGTTAACACCGAGAGGCAATAAAATATGAGCTGAATTAGCATTTTTGGTCCTTGTCGTTACGTGCCTGAAATGATTCCTTCTGAAAGTGCAAGTATATGGCAGTGCAAGTATTTATTCCCATCACCGTTGTCCTGCCGATCATCAAGCATACTACAATTCTACTGTAATTTAAGGAagcaaacataaaaacattttaatcatTCTACACAACGTTGTCCCCCACTACAAAGCACCTAGGTTTACGGGTTGAGATGCAAAATGAATAGTTTCGGTAATAGGCTCAAGAATATACATTATTTCATAAGAAATGACGAAGGAACCAAGCCTGAACATTCTTTCAGAATTGGAAACAAGGGGAAAACGAGAGTTCGGAGCTACGCAAAACTGATAATGTACAATTCCCACATGGCAGAATACATGTAAATTGTCCAGCTCATGTATGTATATTTCAAATTGAATTAGACGCTAAAATTCCTTTCCACTAATTCTTCACTATATACGTAAACAATTTACTGGACTCATTTCCTAACGGACAAAAAAATTGCTGCAAGATGCACCTTGCTCATGTTAATCAAGTTTGGTCTTCTTCTCAGCCGCCTTTTCACAGATGAAAATTGCCCATCTGACGGAAAGCTTGTGATCAGCTACATATAAAACAGAGAGGATGCTGAAAGTTCTTATTTTGATGTAGACAAAGAATTCCACAGTATGGCCAATGGCTAATGCAATGTTGCGACCCGAGAAAGCCACAGAAATCAGTTTTCGATCAGCCGCTCTTCTTCCATCAAAATGCTACTACTACTTTATCCCTGATGAGAAATTCTGTCTTGGAGGAAAACCAGTTTTACGCATCCGAAAAGGTCTCTCGCTATTAAAAAGCCTACTATCAGATGGTGCAGCCCCAAGAATCCCCAATGAATTAGGATCCGTTAAACGGTTACCATTACTAGTTGGTCTTTGCAAGGGCGGTTGAAGTTGGGGATGAGCATCAGCTTCAGCTCTTCTCCGCCGTTTCCATGCTTCAAATTTCCCATTATCATGACCTTTTTGAATTGATTCTGACATTTGATAGGCATTCATGTTTTTGTACCCTCTTTGCCTCTCAACGTGGCGTGTCAAAGGAAAATAATTGGCATCACCATCTCTGTCCACTGTACCAGATGCAGAACCATTCATGTGGAAGGGTCCAACCCCTGCTTCCTCCTGCTCCTGCTCCTGCTTAAGTTTAGAATAAATCTGATAAAGTTTCTCCCCTGATAAATTTGAAAAGGTAGAGACATAGTTCCATAATCGCATAGTCATCCCTGAAAGAGCATATTAAATTAAAGGCAATTAAGAGACAGAAATTACAAGAACGAACTGAAGTGCAAACCAATTCAGCTAATTAAACTTGGAAATAACACGTACTGTCTTGCCGATAAAACTCTTCCTCATATTCTAAAACAATTTGGTCTATCCTCC
The Manihot esculenta cultivar AM560-2 chromosome 1, M.esculenta_v8, whole genome shotgun sequence genome window above contains:
- the LOC110600194 gene encoding exosome complex component RRP45A isoform X1 — encoded protein: MDARLTNAWRMTVNEKKFIETALASDLRIDGRNPLEYRKITVKFGREDGSSEVQLGQTHVMGFVTSQLVQPYRDRPNEGSLSIFTEFSPMADPSFEPGRPGESAVELGRIIDRGLRESRAVDTESLCVLAGKLVWAIRIDLHILDNGGNLVDAANIAALAALLTFRRPECTLGGEDGQQVIVHPPEVREPLPLIVHHLPIAVTFAFFNSEHTMVIDPTHSEETVMGGRMTVTVNANGDICAIQKAGGEGVTQSDIMRCLRIASRNAESITKKIKDAVEAYNTERALRKIKRHSTSVAVNVSTSGGDVREHESKSFMQKGVSELSKYQMERLKLVSEESCTSQSNDTDGGLRSSEQGGTSCREGNATNFLGGPSSWDPYSRGVDSGSLKDSLASCGISTPNRQKGAEQKGTPIKEDEIAEDTELATDASGTEPQISGEKTLKDAVKPKKKRRKKASSSNAS
- the LOC110621451 gene encoding splicing factor 3B subunit 4-like isoform X1 is translated as MTTRIAPGVGANLLGQHSAERNQDATAYVGNLDPQATEDFLWELFVQAGPVVNVYVPKDRVTNLHQGYGFVEFRSEKDAIRSNSETDFLMEEATYRWGEQREVMIMLTSEFQWAVKWESI
- the LOC110621451 gene encoding eukaryotic translation initiation factor 3 subunit G-like isoform X2 — its product is MTTRIAPGVGANLLGQHSAERNQDATAYVGNLDPQATEDFLWELFVQAVNVYVPKDRVTNLHQGYGFVEFRSEKDAIRSNSETDFLMEEATYRWGEQREVMIMLTSEFQWAVKWESI
- the LOC110621451 gene encoding splicing factor 3B subunit 4-like isoform X6; translation: MTTRIAPGVGANLLGQHSAERNQDATAYVGNLDPQATEDFLWELFVQAGPVVNVYVPKDRVTNLHQGYGFVEFRSEKDAI
- the LOC110621451 gene encoding splicing factor 3B subunit 4-like isoform X7, translated to MTTRIAPGVGANLLGQHSAERNQDATAYVGNLDPQATEDFLWELFVQAVNVYVPKDRVTNLHQGYGFVEFRSEKDAI
- the LOC110621451 gene encoding splicing factor 3B subunit 4-like isoform X3, with protein sequence MTTRIAPGVGANLLGQHSAERNQDATAYVGNLDPQATEDFLWELFVQAGPVVNVYVPKDRVTNLHQGYGFVEFRSEKDAMIRVIETVFDR
- the LOC110621451 gene encoding splicing factor 3B subunit 4-like isoform X4, giving the protein MTTRIAPGVGANLLGQHSAERNQDATAYVGNLDPQATEDFLWELFVQAVNVYVPKDRVTNLHQGYGFVEFRSEKDAMIRVIETVFDR
- the LOC110621451 gene encoding splicing factor 3B subunit 4-like isoform X5; translated protein: MTTRIAPGVGANLLGQHSAERNQDATAYVGNLDPQATEDFLWELFVQAGPVVNVYVPKDRVTNLHQGYGFVEFRSEKDAMLCFFF
- the LOC110600432 gene encoding serine--glyoxylate aminotransferase, whose product is MDYVYGPGRNHLFVPGPVNIPEPVIRAMNRNNEDYRSPAVPALTKTLLEDVKQIFKTTTGTPFLIPTTGTGAWESALTNTLSPGDRIVSFLIGQFSLLWIDQQQRLGFNVDVVESEWGQGANLDILASKLAADTAHTIKAVCIVHNETATGVTNNLAKVRRILDDYRHPALFLVDGVSSICALDFRMDEWGVDVALTGSQKALSLPTGMGIVCAGPRALEATKTAKSVRVFFDWNDYLKFYKLGTFWPYTPSIQLLYGLRTALDLIFEEGLDNVIARHARLGKATRLAVEAWGLKNCTQKEEWFSDTVTAVVVPPYIDSSEIVRRGWKRYNLSLGLGLNKVAGKVFRIGHLGNLNELQLLGCLAGVEMILKDVGYPVKLGSGVAAACAYLQNNTPLIPSRI